In Ignavibacteriales bacterium, the following proteins share a genomic window:
- a CDS encoding class II fructose-1,6-bisphosphate aldolase, whose product MTTYKELGLVNSKELFQKAIKGGYAIPAFNFNNLEQLQAIIGACVETKSPVILQVSSGARKYANQTLLRFLAQGAVEYAKELGYAIPIVLHLDHGDTFELCKSCIESGFSSVMIDGSHHPYDKNVELTRQVVEYAHKYDVTVEGELGVLAGIEDEVSSAVTHYTKPAEVEDFVKKTGVDSLAISIGTSHGANKFTPAQCTRSADGVLNPPPLRFDILEEVEKRIPGFPIVLHGASSVPVDLVNIINANGGKLKDAVGIPEDQLRKAAASAVCKVNIDSDGRLAMTAAIRKTLADNPAEFDPRKYLGPARDALKVLYKHKVTNVLGSAGKA is encoded by the coding sequence ATGACAACTTATAAAGAATTAGGATTGGTTAATTCGAAAGAGTTATTCCAGAAAGCTATAAAAGGCGGATACGCAATTCCGGCTTTTAATTTTAACAACTTGGAACAATTGCAGGCAATCATCGGAGCGTGTGTGGAAACCAAATCGCCTGTCATCCTTCAAGTATCGAGCGGTGCGCGTAAATACGCAAATCAGACCTTGCTCAGGTTCCTTGCACAGGGTGCAGTGGAATATGCAAAAGAATTGGGCTACGCAATTCCTATCGTACTGCATTTAGATCACGGCGATACGTTTGAACTTTGCAAATCGTGTATTGAATCCGGATTTTCTTCGGTAATGATCGATGGTTCGCATCATCCCTACGACAAGAATGTGGAACTGACCCGCCAGGTCGTTGAATACGCTCATAAGTATGACGTAACTGTTGAAGGCGAACTGGGCGTCTTGGCTGGCATTGAAGATGAAGTCTCCAGCGCCGTTACCCATTACACGAAGCCGGCAGAAGTGGAAGATTTTGTGAAGAAGACTGGCGTGGATTCGCTGGCGATTTCGATTGGTACATCGCACGGTGCGAATAAATTCACGCCTGCTCAATGCACGCGATCCGCAGATGGTGTATTGAATCCACCGCCATTACGGTTTGATATTCTGGAAGAAGTGGAAAAACGAATTCCCGGTTTTCCGATCGTTCTCCATGGTGCTTCCTCTGTGCCCGTCGATTTGGTAAATATTATTAACGCTAACGGCGGTAAGTTGAAAGATGCAGTTGGTATCCCTGAAGACCAGCTTCGCAAAGCGGCAGCTTCGGCAGTGTGCAAAGTAAACATCGATTCGGATGGACGTTTGGCTATGACGGCGGCAATTCGTAAAACATTAGCAGACAACCCTGCCGAGTTTGATCCGCGCAAGTATCTAGGACCAGCCCGCGATGCGCTCAAAGTGCTTTACAAGCACAAAGTCACAAACGTGCTTGGCAGTGCCGGCAAAGCGTAA